ATATTATCAGTAATTAAAAAGGATAAGCGGAACATACATCTGACATTTGGAGAATAAAGAAGTAAGATGGTAATGTTATTAACCTTACAGTGAAATAAAAGGTGAAGAACAGAGCATGAGATCAGAAGCATGTTATGTTGTCAGCATCCGGATTAAGGGGTCCAGGTTACAGGTGAAAGTGGGGTATAGTAGCTAGTTCTTGAGAAGGAAAACAGGTCTGTACATCTAAATTAGGGAATTATCTACAGATGTGATTATTGATgtcaaaggaggaaaagagatttaaaattttttttcatatttatttatttttgagagaaagacagagcgtgagcaggggagagaggcagagggagagggagatacagaatcccctctgagctgtcagcacagagccccgctccgggcttgaactcacgaaccatgagatcatgacctgagccaaactcagatgcttaactgactgagccacccagcagctcCAGGAAAGGAGATTTTTAAGGGAAAGTAGGCTGAGAGACAGATGAAGCAGGTCACAGAAAACATCTTGAGGAACAACAGCATTTATGAGGTGTAAGAGCAATGTccatggaagaggcagagaaacagtATCGTGTAAGCAACAGTGATATCAAGCTGGAACTTACCAGTATCATTGGACCAGTTGTTTTCATCTCTTCTGAGTGCTCTGTTCTTATTGGTGTTCATATTGATaggattttcaattttttgtccttttttttttttttttttttttttttttttttttttttttttactttttaagtttatttaaatccaagttagttggggcacctgggtggctcagtcggttaagcgtccgacttcggctcaggtcatgatctcgcggtttgtgagttcaagctccgcatcgggctctgtgatgacagctcaaagcctgcagcctgcctcagattctttgtctccccctctctccacccctcccccactctactctctctctctctctctctctctctcaaaaataaatgaacattaaaaataaacattaaaaaaataaaaagtatatttttttaaaaaaaattctaacatttattcatttttgagagacagagagaacagagtgtgagccgggaaggggcagagagagagggtgacagaatccaaagcaggctccaggctctgagctgtcagcacaggcggggtactcgaactcactgactgtgagatcatgacctgagctgaagtcggacactcaactaactgagccacccaggcgccctccaaaaaataaaaaaaatgttaaaaaaaataaatcccagttagttgacatatagtgtgaTAATGATTTcgagagtagaatttagtgattcaggggcacctgagtggctcagttggttaagtgtctgcctcttggtttcagctcaggtcatgagctcacagttcatgggttcgagctccacatcaggctctgcgctcgcagtgtggagcctgcctgggactctctctctcccatatcTCTCTGCCAGTACgctgcttgcaccctctctccctcaaaataaataaacttaaaaaattttttttaaaagggtagaatttagtgacgcatcacttacatatgacacccagtgctcgtcccaacaagtgccctccttaatgcccatcatccatttagcccatcccctcacccaacacgcctccagcaaccctcagtttgagagagagaacatgtgccgCACtcaagcaagcaagggaggggcagaaggagagggagacaatcttaggcaggctccgcGGGCAGTGCTGAGCCCAAGCCAGAGCTTGATCTGaccaccatgagatcgtgacctgagccaaagtcaagagttggtcaGTTATCATAtcgagctccccaggtgcccctgattttcaagtatttttaagcTTAAAGAAGGTAAAGGGCTAGGAATGAGGACCTAGTCATTAGGCTCCCCAGAATTGGGCAAACTTCAACATGTTATAGTGCCTTGTAGCAAACTGGAAGAGAAcaacttctaagaaaaaaatagtatatgcATGAAATCATTCTACCATCCACAGTCTGGTTTAAGGAACACTCCCTTTGGGCCATGACCCCTTTACTACTCTTAGCAACATGTTTGTCCCCTAGAAATAAACCATTGAGCTGTCTACATCGCCTACTAGATTGGAAGCTACCGATTAATATTATGTCTCATAGATATGGCTTGTGAATATCTAATGCATGGACATTTTAGTTAAATATTAACTGGTATTACATACTAGCTTTACTATGTGCTATTTTCTATGATTTCTTATTCAACTAAACTGTTTACATCGACATGCTATAGCaaatataatgattatttttggtgaaaatggaattttatttatagtATGTAGAGCTATTTCCTGgttgaagaataaagaaaataccaagTATCAAAATATGGCAAGTTTGGATGATTGctattttctagacttttttccaacctgaaacctgctttattttttttaaaaagtcttctatATCTAAAGATTTTCATTCAGGTATCCCATAGTGGAGTTGTTAGTTTCTTACATACCTGTTTTAACTTCAGATACAGTTAACAGTTTTCTGAGTTTGCCCTAACAAGTTTTACTTATAGAATGACTTCTAGCTGGCTCAGGACTGTCAGACTACTGAAGTGAACACACCCATATGAATCTCTGAAAGTGAGCTGTAGTGTCACCAAAGTCAAAAGGAGTGTCTCAAAGCCACCCAGAGCAACGGTCAAGGACGTCCATCTGTCTTTGATGTTTTATAGCCCCAACGTTTTAAATGTTCTGTGCCAAATGCAAAGCTCATTTTGTTCTGAAATTTAGGAATGTTTCGATTCAACGTGATCTGATAACTGAGTAATACGCTGacaatcatcagggaagtacaaaagAGAGCTAAGGATATTGGTATTTGGTAAGCTCAACATACTGATAGTATTTAGAATTGAGGTGAATTATGAATCCGGATAATCACGTTCtgaaaaggcaactgatgaaTGAAAGACTGTCCAGAAGAgaaatgacttattttaattagaaacaaCCAATATGGAATTTGGGATGTTTAATGTTAAACAATTAAGATAAAGATAATGCATGATAGtagtcatcaaatatttaaagagtttcCATgtaaaaaaggggaaagaatgaggaaagaaacagatcTGAGAACTAAGTTTCATTCACTTatattgtacttattttttattcttatggtcaaataataaaaaatatctggCAATATTTTACGTGTGAGATAAACAGAGATCAGCAAAACAATATGGCTTTCTAAAATAATTCAGTGTAATAACATTCTCATTCCCCAAGTCCAAGAACTGGCTCCCAGTAGAAAATTAATAATTCCaagcttttattttctccccaacAGAAAATCAATACAGTACCCACCATCAAAATACCATTCCTCTATGGTCAAGCCAggtgcagttttctttttttcaacagaGTAAAATGACCAAAGGCAGGATTAGTTGAATGTACAATTATTTAGAGTAAGAGCATAGTACTCAGTTATGTGCCTCTTATAAGCAGTCAAGATGCTCCATCATCCATGCATCAAAAATGTTCGAAGTTAACATTTCATTGCTcttgttgttgattttgtttttactaccgtcctcacaacaacaacaacaaaaataaaaatgtgagtttGTAACCTCCAAATTAGTTCCAGAATATTTGGCGTTATTGACTTCTTATTGGAAATGAATAGACTTCCGTCTTTGGTCTCCCCGAAGCAGAACATTTAGAGATGTTTTTGAAAAGACTTGAATGTTTTCATGTCCTGTTGTTTTCTGTGCAATGTAGTGCCTTCAACTTTACTCTGTAATGTTTTTGACAGACAATAAAGATTATGATGCCTATTTATCATACACCAAAGTGGATCCTGACCAGTGGAATCAAGAGACTGGAGAAGAAGAACGCTTTGCTCTTGAAATCCTACCTGACATGCTTGAAAAGCATTACGGATATAAGTTGTTTATACCAGACAGAGATTTAATCCCAACTGGAAGTAAGTTAATGTTTTCAGTTGAGAGTGTGCATATTCTTGGTCTGTCTGTGTATCATCATTTTTTAGGCAGAATTTTAACTTTTGGTTCTCCACATCAAAAACTGTGTCTATCAGTGTCTCAAGAAAGAAATGTCATTATGTATTCGTACGAAACTTAATTTTTGACACCCCTGAGGAGCCACTTTCATTGTTCTGTAAAGCATCTCATTTTATGAGCCTTGACACTTAAAGACACAAGTGGGAGATTTgtaactgggaaaaatatttccaacattGAGAAAAGCAAGGCCCGCACTCTATTCAGCGTGGTCATTGGCCATTGTCATCTTCTCAAGGTATTACCCACCGAGCAACAATTCTCATTTAATGTGTGAGAGAGAAGCTACTGGGGCCTTCGGGGCCAGGTGTTTGATGCACTCATTCCGATAAACTCTTCTCTCTTTTATAGCCTACATTGAAGACGTGGCGAGGTGTGTAGATCAAAGCAAGAGGCTGATTATTGTCATGACCCCAAACTACGTAGTCAGAAGGGGCTGGAGCATCTTTGAGCTGGAGACCAGACTTCGAAACATGCTGGTAACTGGAGAAATCAAAGTGATACTCATCGAATGCAGTGAACTACGAGGGATTATGAACTACCAGGAGGTGGAAGCCCTCAAGCACACCATCAAGCTCCTGACGGTTATTAAATGGCACGGACCAAAATGCAACAAGTTGAACTCTAAGTTCTGGAAACGTTTACAATACGAGATGCCTTTTAAGAGGATAGAACCCATTACACACGAGCAGGCTTTAGATGTTAGCGAGCAGGGGCCTTTTGGGGAGCTGCAGACTGTCTCGGCCATTTCCATGGCCGCGGCCACCTCCACAGCTCTAGCCACTGCCCATCCAGATCTCCGTTCCACCTTTCACAACACGTACCATTCACAAATGCGTCAGAAACACTACTACCGAAGCTACGAGTATGACGTACCTCCTACCGGCACCCTGCCTCTTACCTCCATAGGAAATCAGCATACCTATTGTAACATCCCTATGACACTCATCAACGGGCAGCGGCCACAGACAAAATCGAGCAGAGAGCAGAATCCAGATGAGGCCCACACAAACAGTGCCATCCTGCCGCTGTTGCCAAGGGAGACCAGTATATCCAGTGTGATTTGGTGACAGAAAAGCAAGGGACACCCCGTCCCTGGGAGCTTGAGTGGAGTCTGCAGTCCAGTGCCTGGAACTAAATCCTCGACTGCTGCTGTTAAAAACATGCATTACAATCTCTAGAACACGAGGAAAAACAGGGTCTTGTACATATGTTTTTGGCAATTTCTTTGTAGCATCAGTGTCTTCCTGTTTTACCATGTCTCTTATCATTACATTTTTTGACTTTGTTTTATATGTCATTGGAAtttgtaaatttacatttttttaaagaagagactTATGTATAGATAGAAAACCCTTTTTTGCTTCATTAGTTTAGTTTTAGAacgggttttattttctttccttgcttttcttttgcttttaacattTCCTTGGGGTGCTTGGACAAATCTATCCGATGGGACAAGGAGCACCGGATCCTCTCTTGGGTTCTGCCTGGGATCAGCAGGGCCGTGTGGGCCTCCGGAGAGCCGTGCAACGAATGCGGGCCTtgccatttggggaaaaaaaaaaaaaaaaaaaaagataagaagaacACTCGTTCACAGGAGGGCCCCGCCGATCAGAGCCCTGAATCTCTTCCTTGTCCCACCTCATTCCCCACCTCTACCCTTCTAATGGCGGCATGATGTGTAAACtctgaggaggggtgggggtgggtctaACTGTCTTAACGTTTAATTCACTGCTCGTCAGAATACACTCCAGACCCAGAAGTGTGCTAGTCACTTGACAGTGACCACCACAGAGCGCTCAGAAGAGAAGATCAAGGGCATGAAAATGGGGGAGAGagtgttgtttctgtttttaaatgagttgatgtacccttatataaatatatatatatatataaaacacacacacaacaaaacaaaagaaacaaaaaacaaaaaaacacacaaaaaaacaaaaaaaaaaaaacaaaaaaaaaatcaagccctATATTTGATCACTTCCTGGAAAGGCATGAATGTGTTTGTGGctgtttttgtttaatattctacttcctcttttccctctatAATTTTTCTGCAAATGAGATTATGTGCAAATGCCAGGCAAGTTAACTCAAAAGGGTGAATCAACACCAGTCGAAATGAAATTTACATTGAAGGCTTCCAAACCAAAGGGAAGGACAGGATGTGTCATCAAATATGTTTTGTCACCTTGTATGatacaaaatgttattttctaaagAGTCAGAACAGATCTGTGAAACTTATTATGGGGTCCCCttgtatttaaatgttaattcactgtatttaatttttaatgctacATTCAGAATCAAGTGTTCGGTTTCAATTTGTGAACATAAGCAACGCTTATTACTATCGAAGTGTTTATAGAAGAACTCAGGAGGTCAAGCATATGAGTACCAACAGAAATcgatattttcaaaataaacattatttacgcaaaatagtttttaaattagatgagaaagtgtttaaaataattttactgtataaataattagttttattttaactgtGTAATTCTATCTTTCAGAAACAGAAAGCTGATGCTCCCAAGAAATTCATCCCTTACCGTTTAGCTTTATGTTTGAAACCAATGGCATAAGCAGCTAATACAATATTCATGGTGAAGATAATGCAAAATCAATCATCAAGGAACTTGCAGAGGGTGGAATTGTTAAAGGGAAATATTACCTACGTAGCTTttagttaacaaaaaaaaaaaaaaaaatcgatgtgCCGAAAACACGAATATAGAACTACGTTACTTTAGTGACTCCTTGTAGAAACCTCCATTCCAGTCATCGTCTGTGGGCTCGTGTAGTGACTATCGTATGTTCGGTTTATTCCTACCACCATATAACGAGAAAACAATTCTACAGTGTGGGTCGCAATACTAAAGGTGTGAGTtgggcacaaaaaaaaaaaaaaaggaaaagaaaaagtgtaaacTTCGAAAGAGTTCATTTGGGAGGGTAAGATCGAATTGCAAATGTATGAGATGAGCCTAAGAATTCTGCAACAAGGCAAAGGTCTCAGTATTCGTGTGACAAGGTAAAGGAGCCTTGGGATGTGCAgtgctttttatttgct
The DNA window shown above is from Lynx canadensis isolate LIC74 chromosome X, mLynCan4.pri.v2, whole genome shotgun sequence and carries:
- the IL1RAPL1 gene encoding interleukin-1 receptor accessory protein-like 1, which encodes MILSQNTLLNLVWYLARRLQSGNFHIRSLLLVVNKCLAHYCSGVDSGEREELDVNQVRRGFGDADIRKGLLGHVSCQDYLHCLQLYSVMFLTDNKDYDAYLSYTKVDPDQWNQETGEEERFALEILPDMLEKHYGYKLFIPDRDLIPTGTYIEDVARCVDQSKRLIIVMTPNYVVRRGWSIFELETRLRNMLVTGEIKVILIECSELRGIMNYQEVEALKHTIKLLTVIKWHGPKCNKLNSKFWKRLQYEMPFKRIEPITHEQALDVSEQGPFGELQTVSAISMAAATSTALATAHPDLRSTFHNTYHSQMRQKHYYRSYEYDVPPTGTLPLTSIGNQHTYCNIPMTLINGQRPQTKSSREQNPDEAHTNSAILPLLPRETSISSVIW